The following are encoded together in the Pectobacterium wasabiae CFBP 3304 genome:
- the crl gene encoding sigma factor-binding protein Crl, whose protein sequence is MMLPSGHAKSRLMKNFTALGPYIREAQCGDTAFFFDCLAVCVNIKPAPEDREFWGWWLNLEDTGKAFAYKYHYGLFDKQGNWREEKIKDKAVMEQVENAKQAFHVRLEKLLHSLEPACTLTARP, encoded by the coding sequence ATGATGTTACCGAGTGGACACGCCAAAAGCCGACTGATGAAAAATTTTACGGCGTTGGGGCCTTATATACGTGAAGCGCAGTGCGGGGATACCGCCTTCTTCTTTGATTGTCTGGCAGTCTGCGTCAACATCAAACCGGCACCGGAAGATCGTGAATTTTGGGGCTGGTGGCTGAATCTGGAAGATACGGGTAAAGCTTTTGCCTATAAGTATCACTATGGCCTGTTTGATAAGCAGGGCAACTGGCGTGAGGAAAAAATTAAAGACAAAGCCGTGATGGAACAGGTGGAAAATGCCAAACAGGCTTTTCATGTCCGACTGGAAAAACTGCTGCACTCGCTGGAACCCGCCTGTACGCTTACCGCACGACCGTGA